A single Nicotiana tabacum cultivar K326 chromosome 5, ASM71507v2, whole genome shotgun sequence DNA region contains:
- the LOC107801109 gene encoding uncharacterized protein LOC107801109 isoform X2: MAAILKQANKIARQLSNQKLLTAASFNGTRSPLPRAVVSGGPVRFASSTSSFSYLEKKTAPRRLPAVYKFLLQADERTHSTGNEPIPKITLSHVSVSFAGYVDSRSHTEDTNTASTKTKTNKPNTKKGKKGNQKPNTSTASKARVRSINTAGTKIIMKLDVKNAHWLSERVRERIMLMEKSRIKDGELVLTSTKTRKQENNFEDVVAKKQKLLGKFQEIINAASYAPLPPSDGLAKKLSKLFEP, translated from the exons atGGCAGCAATCCTAAAACAAGCTAATAAGATCGCCAGACAATTGTCGAATCAAAAATTGTTAACAGCAGCAAGTTTCAACGGTACGCGCTCTCCCTTGCCACGCGCCGTCGTCAGCGGCGGTCCTGTACGGTTTGCGTCGTCGACATCAAGTTTCAGCTACCTCGAGAAGAAAACAGCTCCTCGACGATTACCGGCGGTGTACAAATTCCTCCTTCAAGCAGATGAACGAACTCATTCTACCGGAAATGAACCTATTCCGAAAATAACCCTAA GTCATGTTTCTGTGAGCTTTGCGGGATATGTTGACTCCAGAAGTCATACAGAAGACACTAATACAG CAAGCACAAAGACTAAGACAAACAAGCCTAACACGAAGAAAGGGAAGAAAGGAAATCAGAAGCCAAATACTAGTACAG CAAGCAAAGCTCGTGTTAGAAGTATTAACACAG CTGGCACAAAAATTATTATGAAGCTTGATGTCAAAAATGCTCATTGGTTGAGTGAAAGAGTCAGGGAGAGGATCATGCTCATG GAAAAGAGTCGGATCAAGGATGGGGAGCTTGTGCTTACTTCAACTAAGACTAGAAAACAAGA GAATAATTTTGAAGATGTTGTGGCAAAAAAGCAGAAATTGCTGGGGAAATTTCAG GAAATAATCAATGCTGCTTCATATGCTCCGCTGCCACCTTCTGACGGGCTTGCAAAAAAACTTTCTAAGTT GTTCGAGCCGTAA
- the LOC107801109 gene encoding uncharacterized protein LOC107801109 isoform X1 translates to MAAILKQANKIARQLSNQKLLTAASFNGTRSPLPRAVVSGGPVRFASSTSSFSYLEKKTAPRRLPAVYKFLLQADERTHSTGNEPIPKITLSHVSVSFAGYVDSRSHTEDTNTASTKTKTNKPNTKKGKKGNQKPNTSTASKARVRSINTAGTKIIMKLDVKNAHWLSERVRERIMLMEKSRIKDGELVLTSTKTRKQENNFEDVVAKKQKLLGKFQEIINAASYAPLPPSDGLAKKLSKLAVMGKEKNAA, encoded by the exons atGGCAGCAATCCTAAAACAAGCTAATAAGATCGCCAGACAATTGTCGAATCAAAAATTGTTAACAGCAGCAAGTTTCAACGGTACGCGCTCTCCCTTGCCACGCGCCGTCGTCAGCGGCGGTCCTGTACGGTTTGCGTCGTCGACATCAAGTTTCAGCTACCTCGAGAAGAAAACAGCTCCTCGACGATTACCGGCGGTGTACAAATTCCTCCTTCAAGCAGATGAACGAACTCATTCTACCGGAAATGAACCTATTCCGAAAATAACCCTAA GTCATGTTTCTGTGAGCTTTGCGGGATATGTTGACTCCAGAAGTCATACAGAAGACACTAATACAG CAAGCACAAAGACTAAGACAAACAAGCCTAACACGAAGAAAGGGAAGAAAGGAAATCAGAAGCCAAATACTAGTACAG CAAGCAAAGCTCGTGTTAGAAGTATTAACACAG CTGGCACAAAAATTATTATGAAGCTTGATGTCAAAAATGCTCATTGGTTGAGTGAAAGAGTCAGGGAGAGGATCATGCTCATG GAAAAGAGTCGGATCAAGGATGGGGAGCTTGTGCTTACTTCAACTAAGACTAGAAAACAAGA GAATAATTTTGAAGATGTTGTGGCAAAAAAGCAGAAATTGCTGGGGAAATTTCAG GAAATAATCAATGCTGCTTCATATGCTCCGCTGCCACCTTCTGACGGGCTTGCAAAAAAACTTTCTAAGTT GGCTGTCATGGGGAAGGAAAAGAATGCTGCATGA
- the LOC107801110 gene encoding uncharacterized protein LOC107801110 produces the protein MKMVWCPEKASKAYLDTVKSCELLQESNVAELISAMAAGWDAQMIVETWSRRGDDATSTSIGLSIASKHTGGKHICIVPDEDSRIEYTLSMEKTTGISPEVVVGEPEETMENLVGIDFLVVNCEKNDFSRILKVAKLSHRGAVLVCKNVSSRIVSDFRWRSVLDGKSRIVRSVFLPVGKGLDIAHVGAAGSGTGEGKRGTGGKMEKKWIRRFDRESGEEFVIRK, from the exons ATGAAGATGGTTTGGTGTCCTGAAAAAGCTTCTAAAGCTTATCTCGATACTGTCAAATCA TGCGAGTTACTTCAAGAATCCAACGTAGCAGAATTAATCTCAGCAATGGCAGCAGGATGGGATGCACAAATGATTGTAGAAACATGGTCACGACGTGGGGACGACGCTACATCAACCAGTATCGGCCTCTCTATCGCCAGCAAACACACAGGTGGCAAACATATTTGCATAGTGCCCGACGAAGATTCAAGAATTGAGTACACATTATCAATGGAAAAAACTACCGGAATATCGCCGGAAGTTGTCGTTGGCGAGCCGGAGGAAACAATGGAGAATTTAGTAGGAATAGATTTTTTGGTAGTAAATTgtgaaaaaaatgatttttcaaGAATATTGAAGGTGGCTAAGTTAAGTCATAGGGGTGCAGTTTTGGTATGTAAAAATGTGAGTTCAAGAATTGTTTCGGATTTTAGATGGAGAAGTGTACTGGACGGAAAATCAAGAATTGTACGGTCCGTTTTTTTGCCGGTAGGGAAGGGACTGGATATTGCTCATGTGGGGGCTGCCGGCTCCGGCACCGGCGAAGGGAAGCGTGGTACCGGCGGGAAGATGGAGAAGAAATGGATTAGAAGGTTTGATAGAGAATCTGGTGAGGAGTTTGTGATTCGAAAGTGa